One Candidatus Abyssobacteria bacterium SURF_5 DNA segment encodes these proteins:
- the cobT gene encoding nicotinate-nucleotide--dimethylbenzimidazole phosphoribosyltransferase → MTLIETTLAEIMPQDSEYRRQARRRLNRLVMPRWALGRLMDLAIDLAGITRSLRPPVKRRAVAVFAADHGISESGVSQYPKEVTCSMVQVFVGGKAGINAVARAAQADVIVVDVGVAGDLSSLAREEKIVSKPVAAGTRNMLHGAAMSRAQAVQCIEAGIEVAHDLNPAPDLLAAGEMGIGNTTAASAVLAAFSGRPAAMVTGRGSGIDGDRHAHKINMIERALQVNQPDPNDALDVLSKVGGFEIGAIAGFVLGAAALKKPIVLDGFPATAGALVAHALEPLSAQYMIAGHRSVECGHRLMHTRLKKRPLLDLRLRLGEGTGAALAMPLIEASARLLSDVATFEEVGIGDSGG, encoded by the coding sequence ATGACCCTGATTGAGACAACTCTCGCGGAAATCATGCCGCAGGATTCGGAATACCGCAGGCAGGCGCGCCGGCGACTCAACCGTCTCGTCATGCCGCGCTGGGCGCTCGGCCGACTGATGGATCTGGCCATCGATCTGGCCGGAATAACGCGCTCGCTTCGCCCGCCGGTCAAACGGCGGGCCGTGGCGGTTTTCGCGGCCGACCACGGAATCTCCGAGTCGGGCGTCAGCCAATATCCGAAAGAAGTAACCTGCAGTATGGTGCAGGTATTTGTGGGGGGCAAGGCAGGTATCAACGCGGTTGCTCGAGCGGCCCAAGCGGATGTGATTGTCGTGGATGTCGGCGTCGCAGGCGATCTGTCCTCTCTCGCGCGCGAAGAAAAGATCGTGTCCAAACCCGTCGCGGCCGGAACCCGGAACATGCTTCATGGCGCGGCCATGTCGCGCGCGCAGGCCGTGCAATGCATTGAGGCCGGCATCGAGGTCGCTCACGATCTGAATCCCGCGCCGGACCTTCTTGCTGCCGGGGAGATGGGGATCGGCAACACCACCGCCGCGAGCGCAGTACTGGCCGCATTCAGTGGACGCCCGGCCGCTATGGTAACCGGCCGCGGTTCCGGAATCGACGGCGACCGCCACGCGCATAAAATAAATATGATTGAGCGCGCTCTCCAGGTGAATCAGCCCGACCCGAACGATGCTCTCGACGTCCTTTCGAAGGTCGGCGGGTTCGAGATCGGCGCGATCGCGGGATTCGTTCTCGGAGCGGCCGCATTGAAAAAGCCCATTGTGCTGGATGGATTTCCCGCGACCGCCGGCGCGCTCGTCGCGCACGCTCTCGAGCCACTCAGCGCGCAGTACATGATCGCCGGCCATCGAAGCGTCGAATGCGGGCACCGATTGATGCACACGCGTTTGAAGAAACGGCCGCTTCTCGACCTGCGGTTGAGGCTCGGAGAGGGCACCGGCGCTGCGCTTGCGATGCCGCTGATCGAGGCCTCCGCGCGCCTCCTCTCGGACGTGGCCACCTTCGAAGAAG
- a CDS encoding bifunctional adenosylcobinamide kinase/adenosylcobinamide-phosphate guanylyltransferase: MAKIILIVGGSRSGKSEYARARAESLPGPRMFLATCPPLDEEMRARIAAHHRARAECGWETVEEYGDIICALRSGANKYNVALVDCLTLWLNNLMREADARGEKITEKDISSRCRDIVEVCAKMSGYIFFVANEVGMGIVPDNPASRRFRDLAGRCNQSLAASADEVILVSCGIPLHLKGGANDPD; this comes from the coding sequence TTGGCAAAAATCATCCTGATCGTTGGCGGTAGTCGAAGCGGAAAGAGCGAATATGCACGCGCCCGGGCTGAATCGCTGCCCGGCCCGCGGATGTTTTTGGCCACCTGTCCCCCGCTTGACGAGGAGATGCGTGCGCGCATTGCCGCCCATCATCGCGCTCGCGCCGAATGCGGCTGGGAAACCGTTGAAGAGTACGGCGACATCATTTGTGCGCTTCGGAGCGGTGCGAACAAGTACAACGTCGCCCTCGTGGATTGTCTCACGCTGTGGCTGAACAACCTGATGCGGGAGGCGGACGCGCGAGGCGAGAAGATCACGGAAAAAGATATCTCCTCCCGGTGCAGGGACATCGTCGAGGTATGCGCCAAAATGAGCGGATACATCTTTTTCGTTGCGAACGAAGTCGGCATGGGCATAGTTCCAGACAATCCAGCATCCAGACGCTTTCGGGATCTCGCGGGCAGATGCAATCAGTCGCTTGCCGCCTCCGCCGATGAAGTGATCCTTGTTAGTTGCGGGATACCGCTTCATTTGAAAGGAGGCGCGAATGACCCTGATTGA